One segment of Radiobacillus kanasensis DNA contains the following:
- a CDS encoding ABC transporter ATP-binding protein, whose product MEHIIEVKNVRKVFDRVAAIDHIHFQLKKGEIFGLLGPSGSGKTTTVKMLIGEIKQTQGEIKVLGMDSKQFQTPEFKAKIGILSDNSALYERLTVYDNLRLFCKLYNVPLDAIDSILKEVNLEGQQSKIVSNLSKGMKQRVLLAKALIHKPDLVFLDEPTSALDPGNIAQIHRGLLKLNEAGTTIFLTTHNMEEATTLCDRVAFLNGGTIQELDSPETLRYKYSTHAFYVDTFDGRSLVLDNDPSSADQLRELIASGQVKAMHTDNPTLGDIFLKVTGEELV is encoded by the coding sequence TTGGAACATATAATTGAAGTAAAAAACGTACGAAAAGTATTTGATCGAGTAGCAGCTATTGATCACATTCACTTCCAATTAAAAAAAGGAGAAATTTTTGGCTTACTTGGTCCAAGTGGATCAGGAAAAACAACAACCGTTAAAATGTTGATAGGAGAAATCAAACAGACCCAAGGAGAAATCAAGGTGTTAGGAATGGACTCCAAGCAATTCCAGACACCAGAGTTTAAAGCGAAGATTGGGATTCTTTCTGATAATAGCGCACTCTATGAACGACTAACAGTCTACGATAACCTGAGATTATTTTGTAAATTATATAACGTGCCGCTTGATGCTATTGATTCGATTCTAAAGGAAGTTAACTTAGAGGGCCAACAGTCCAAAATAGTCTCCAATTTATCCAAAGGGATGAAGCAACGTGTTTTGCTTGCAAAGGCTCTTATTCATAAGCCTGACTTAGTATTTCTTGATGAACCCACATCTGCTTTAGATCCTGGGAACATCGCACAGATTCACCGTGGACTTCTAAAACTAAATGAAGCAGGGACAACGATATTTTTAACTACCCATAACATGGAAGAAGCAACCACACTGTGTGATAGAGTAGCCTTCCTAAACGGAGGTACAATTCAAGAATTGGACAGCCCAGAAACACTTCGCTACAAATATTCTACCCATGCATTCTATGTGGATACGTTTGATGGCAGGAGCTTGGTTCTTGATAATGACCCAAGTAGTGCTGATCAATTGAGAGAATTGATTGCGAGCGGCCAAGTGAAAGCGATGCATACCGATAATCCGACGCTAGGTGATATCTTCTTAAAAGTTACCGGAGAGGAATTAGTATAA
- a CDS encoding ABC transporter permease has product MNIQRIGAIFEKDSKDFMKNVTLLMMPLVSIVLALFYQRMGDGEEQMPMLIVYMIVGVTFSAVTSMAIMTMMAEENEKDTLRGLILSPASFADIIVGKSLVTSIITIITLLVSLLIIGIDPILEIKPIISLILLFLFFLMLGIGIGLFAKSIASTSAYGMPVMFLFGFTPMFSLLGLSEDNIVMEILEYFPIMQAIEIHDTSSWLPVGIIGIWMIAAAVFMYVCFRRVVTDE; this is encoded by the coding sequence ATGAATATTCAACGTATAGGTGCTATTTTTGAAAAAGACAGTAAAGATTTCATGAAAAACGTCACGTTGTTGATGATGCCGCTCGTCTCCATTGTATTGGCTTTGTTTTATCAGCGTATGGGAGACGGAGAAGAACAAATGCCAATGCTAATAGTCTATATGATTGTGGGCGTAACCTTTTCCGCCGTTACTTCTATGGCGATTATGACGATGATGGCAGAGGAAAATGAAAAAGATACATTACGAGGATTGATTTTGTCACCAGCATCCTTCGCAGATATCATTGTCGGCAAAAGTCTTGTCACAAGTATCATTACAATTATAACATTGCTGGTTTCCTTATTGATCATTGGCATTGACCCGATTCTGGAGATCAAGCCTATTATAAGTCTGATTCTATTATTCTTGTTCTTTTTAATGCTCGGCATTGGTATCGGTCTGTTTGCCAAATCAATAGCCTCTACTTCTGCTTACGGCATGCCGGTTATGTTTCTCTTTGGGTTCACGCCGATGTTTTCCTTACTAGGCTTAAGTGAGGACAACATCGTGATGGAAATATTGGAGTATTTTCCAATTATGCAGGCGATTGAGATTCATGATACGTCATCATGGCTTCCTGTAGGAATAATCGGCATATGGATGATCGCTGCAGCAGTCTTTATGTATGTGTGTTTTAGAAGAGTCGTGACTGATGAATAA